A window of Ovis canadensis isolate MfBH-ARS-UI-01 breed Bighorn chromosome X, ARS-UI_OviCan_v2, whole genome shotgun sequence contains these coding sequences:
- the PRR32 gene encoding proline-rich protein 32 codes for MACIENVLGGHAPSPTAVAAAENGNQEPRPSLPFQCPKDDAGSWGHPRVPLRPPFKVLSYLAREQLEHLSERTGSCIPVDGLRALKPPYGPPPAVAEEPLATEVNSSEGPAGWRQRGQDSINNVSQEFSGSPPALMVGGTKVSNGGTERGGSNAGLYVALPRGQVFFPSRGPQVRGPTHISTLRSGIMMELPPGSTRVTGKERLARVSFPLGGPRHPVKKWPRPMPLASSTTGLPSCTTAHCFIPPRPPRFNPFLAMPMAFAPPPIFGPPLPSCSADFPSWGMLAPASSNRENN; via the exons ATGGCTTGCATTGAAAATGT CCTTGGAGGGCACGCCCCTTCACCCACAGCAGTAGCTGCAGCTGAAAACGGGAACCAGGAGCCGCGGCCCAGCCTGCCCTTCCAGTGCCCGAAGGATGATGCAGGGTCCTGGGGCCACCCTCGAGTCCCGCTGAGACCGCCCTTCAAGGTGCTGAGCTATCTGGCAAGAGAGCAACTGGAGCACCTCTCGGAGAGAACAGGATCTTGCATTCCTGTCGATGGCTTGAGAGCTCTCAAACCCCCGTATGGGCCACCACCTGCTGTTGCAGAAGAGCCCTTAGCAACAGAAGTAAATAGCTCTGAGGGACCGGCAGGCTGGAGGCAGAGGGGGCAAGATTCTATTAACAACGTGTCCCAGGAATTCTCTGGCAGCCCTCCTGCACTGATGGTGGGGGGGACAAAGGTCAGCAATGGGGGCACTGAAAGAGGTGGCAGCAATGCAGGGTTATATGTGGCTTTGCCACGGGGTCAAGTATTCTTTCCATCCAGGGGGCCTCAAGTAAGAGGCCCTACACACATCTCAACCCTTAGATCGGGGATAATGATGGAGTTGCCTCCAGGAAGCACGAGAGTGACGGGAAAGGAGAGGTTGGCTCGTGTTTCTTTCCCACTAGGAGGCCCGCGGCACCCTGTGAAGAAGTGGCCAAGGCCTATGCCCTTGGCCTCCAGCACTACAGGTTTACCTTCCTGCACTACTGCTCATTGCTTCATTCCTCCTCGACCTCCGAGGTTCAATCCGTTTCTGGCTATGCCTATGGCTTTTGCTCCTCCCCCAATATTTGGTCCTCCACTGCCTTCCTGTTCTGCCGATTTCCCTTCTTGGGGAATGCTCGCTCCTGCATCCTCAAACAGAGAAAACAactga